The proteins below come from a single Maylandia zebra isolate NMK-2024a linkage group LG23, Mzebra_GT3a, whole genome shotgun sequence genomic window:
- the tceanc gene encoding transcription elongation factor A N-terminal and central domain-containing protein has translation MDPKEMLRCALQIEKFSADRSYGNIMTLLGDLQKSHVTAEQLETTDIVKVLYRLLRTCNDDSVKKTVKSLLSKWKRQYTKDRQGVKCTEESEDPELPAGVSLPKEAVGGAVVAQTCDGGEGNAAGEQSSMQAKPGPKAHTSASSPDNVRTKCVQLLLAALCPSAPDQHKAAELARDIERHVHELHKHNQVKYKACVRSKVANLRNPKSGHLHQGLLSGSLSPEAFARMSAEDMASAELRQLREEYSSQGVSERQLPQGIEGTRTEKIRCKRCGGSDCRVTQVSRGVLFLPAWVRQGGPDEDAMTFVTCSRCGQQWYHSSWVCL, from the coding sequence ATGGATCCAAAGGAGATGCTCCGCTGTGCTCTTCAGATAGAGAAATTCAGTGCAGACAGAAGCTATGGGAACATCATGACCCTCCTTGGTGACCTCCAGAAGTCTCACGTCACAGCGGAACAGCTGGAAACAACGGACATCGTCAAAGTGCTCTACAGGCTCCTGAGAACCTGCAATGATGACAGCGTGAAGAAGACAGTCAAGAGCTTGCTGTCCAAGTGGAAGAGACAGTACACGAAGGACAGGCAAGGGGTGAAGTGCACAGAGGAGAGTGAGGATCCTGAGCTCCCTGCCGGTGTTTCTTTACCAAAAGAGGCCGTGGGTGGTGCGGTTGTTGCCCAAACATGTGATGGTGGAGAGGGGAATGCTGCAGGAGAACAGTCATCTATGCAGGCTAAACCTGGACCCAAAGCTCATACTTCTGCTTCATCTCCAGATAACGTGAGGACCAAATGCGTGCAGCTCCTCCTTGCTGCCCTCTGCCCCTCTGCCCCCGATCAGCACAAGGCTGCTGAGTTGGCGCGAGACATCGAGCGGCACGTCCACGAACTTCATAAACACAACCAGGTCAAATATAAAGCCTGTGTGAGGAGCAAGGTGGCCAACTTGAGGAATCCCAAAAGCGGCCACCTGCATCAGGGCCTCCTGAGCGGCTCCCTGTCCCCCGAGGCCTTCGCCCGCATGTCTGCGGAGGATATGGCCAGCGCAGAGCTGCGGCAGCTGAGGGAGGAGTACTCCTCCCAGGGCGTGAGTGAGAGGCAGCTTCCTCAAGGGATAGAGGGGACGCGGACGGAGAAGATTCGCTGCAAAAGATGCGGGGGGTCCGACTGTAGGGTGACGCAGGTGTCCAGAGGGGTTCTGTTCTTGCCTGCGTGGGTGAGGCAGGGCGGCCCAGACGAGGATGCAATGACCTTTGTGACCTGCAGCCGGTGTGGCCAGCAGTGGTACCACAGCAGCTGGGTCTGCCTCTGA